Proteins encoded by one window of Hyphomicrobium nitrativorans NL23:
- a CDS encoding Hsp20 family protein encodes MRHFDLSPLYRSTVGFDRLAQLLDSVGGGDFDAPYPPYNIERLGENDYRITMAVAGFTPDELKVDVKESTLLVRGEKKAEAADAETQRRYLHRGIAARSFERRFQLADHVEVKAADLKDGLLHVDLVRNLPERMRPRSIAIGHADAAKQLEAQS; translated from the coding sequence ATGCGACATTTCGATCTCTCTCCGCTTTATCGATCCACCGTCGGCTTCGACCGGCTCGCCCAACTTCTCGACAGCGTGGGCGGCGGCGATTTCGACGCGCCCTACCCGCCCTACAACATCGAGCGTCTCGGCGAGAACGACTACCGCATTACGATGGCGGTGGCCGGCTTCACGCCCGATGAACTGAAGGTGGACGTGAAGGAGAGCACGCTTCTCGTGCGCGGCGAGAAGAAGGCCGAAGCGGCCGACGCCGAGACACAGCGCCGTTACCTGCATCGCGGGATTGCGGCGCGCTCTTTCGAGCGCCGGTTTCAGCTTGCCGACCACGTGGAGGTGAAAGCGGCCGACCTTAAGGACGGCCTGCTGCATGTGGATCTGGTGCGGAACCTCCCCGAGCGGATGCGCCCCCGGTCGATTGCCATCGGTCACGCGGACGCGGCCAAACAGCTCGAAGCTCAATCCTAA
- the hisN gene encoding histidinol-phosphatase, with the protein MSSRTNARFEDLLVLAHDLADRSRAVIRPYFRKRLDVADKGGPKGFDPVTKADQAAERAITRLIRERAPDHGVIGEEYGAQRPDAAYQWVVDPIDGTRSFITGVPMWGTLIGLLHEGEPVLGVMDQPFTGERFWSGKRGSHLQEAGGRARRIRTRACPRVKDAVLMTTSPDLLEPGAETEAFLRVKKDARMTRFGGDCYAYCMLAAGFVDVVVEAGLKSYDIAALIPIVERAGGRMTTWDGRPATEGGRIVAVGDPALHEKVMKLLNR; encoded by the coding sequence GTGAGTTCGCGCACCAACGCCCGCTTCGAAGATCTCCTCGTCCTCGCCCACGATCTGGCGGACCGTTCGCGGGCCGTGATCCGCCCTTACTTCCGCAAACGGCTGGATGTGGCCGACAAAGGCGGGCCCAAGGGCTTCGATCCCGTCACCAAGGCGGATCAGGCGGCGGAACGGGCCATTACCCGGCTGATCCGCGAGCGGGCGCCCGACCATGGCGTCATCGGCGAGGAGTACGGGGCGCAGCGTCCGGACGCGGCCTACCAATGGGTGGTCGATCCCATCGACGGGACGCGCTCGTTCATCACCGGCGTTCCGATGTGGGGCACGCTGATCGGTCTCCTGCACGAGGGCGAGCCGGTGCTCGGCGTGATGGACCAGCCCTTTACCGGAGAGCGGTTCTGGTCGGGCAAGCGGGGCTCTCATCTCCAGGAGGCCGGCGGGCGGGCGAGGCGGATCCGCACCCGCGCTTGCCCGCGCGTCAAGGATGCCGTGCTGATGACCACGAGCCCCGACCTGCTGGAGCCGGGCGCCGAGACAGAGGCGTTCCTCCGCGTGAAAAAGGATGCGCGTATGACCCGCTTCGGCGGCGACTGCTACGCCTATTGCATGTTGGCTGCGGGTTTCGTCGACGTCGTGGTCGAGGCTGGGCTCAAGAGCTACGATATCGCCGCGCTCATTCCCATCGTGGAGCGCGCGGGCGGGCGCATGACGACGTGGGACGGGCGGCCCGCCACCGAAGGCGGCCGGATCGTCGCCGTCGGCGACCCGGCGTTACATGAAAAGGTGATGAAGCTGCTCAATCGATAA
- a CDS encoding alpha/beta fold hydrolase: MKLVALAKNPVPGGAVPGELKTPDGARLRFVRWEATRGPRRGTVCLLGGRGEFAEKYFEVVADLRRRGFAVATMDWRGQGGSSRPLANPRKGHIRSFAEYDADLTLFMREIVLPDCPPPFIALGHSMGGNILLHNAARPGSWFDRMILTAPMIALADEKVGYPQSVARAYAEVGCLLGLSRNYVRGGSDVAIEQGPFEGNILTSDRERWYRNKAVLDTEPALALGSPTVGWLRAAYRSMGIVSAEGFAASVRVPMMVFVAGKDEVVSSGAAEDFAVGLKVGTHVLLPSARHEILQEADPIRLRFWAAFDAYMGLSEAAA, encoded by the coding sequence ATGAAGCTCGTTGCGTTGGCCAAGAATCCGGTGCCGGGCGGCGCCGTTCCGGGCGAGTTGAAAACGCCGGACGGCGCGCGTTTGCGGTTCGTGCGCTGGGAAGCCACGCGCGGCCCCCGCCGCGGCACGGTGTGCCTCCTCGGCGGTCGCGGCGAGTTTGCCGAGAAATATTTCGAGGTCGTGGCAGATTTGCGCCGGCGCGGTTTTGCCGTGGCCACGATGGATTGGCGCGGCCAGGGCGGCTCGTCGCGCCCACTCGCCAATCCTCGCAAAGGTCATATCCGCTCGTTCGCCGAGTACGACGCCGACCTCACGCTGTTCATGCGCGAGATCGTGTTGCCCGATTGCCCGCCGCCGTTCATCGCGCTCGGGCATTCCATGGGGGGCAACATCCTCTTGCACAACGCGGCTCGGCCCGGCTCGTGGTTCGACCGCATGATCCTCACCGCGCCCATGATCGCGCTCGCGGATGAGAAGGTGGGCTATCCGCAGTCCGTCGCGCGCGCCTATGCCGAAGTGGGCTGCCTTCTCGGACTTTCGCGCAACTACGTGCGGGGCGGCTCGGATGTGGCCATCGAGCAGGGGCCCTTCGAAGGCAACATCCTCACCTCGGATCGCGAACGTTGGTACCGCAACAAGGCCGTGCTCGACACCGAGCCGGCCCTCGCCCTCGGCTCTCCCACGGTGGGCTGGCTTCGCGCGGCATACCGTTCCATGGGGATTGTTTCGGCGGAGGGCTTCGCGGCCTCTGTCCGCGTGCCGATGATGGTGTTCGTCGCGGGCAAGGACGAAGTGGTCTCGTCCGGTGCCGCCGAGGATTTCGCCGTGGGGCTCAAGGTCGGGACCCACGTCCTGCTGCCGTCGGCGCGCCACGAGATCCTGCAGGAGGCCGACCCCATCCGCCTGCGCTTCTGGGCGGCCTTCGACGCCTACATGGGTCTCAGCGAAGCGGCTGCCTGA